A DNA window from Altererythrobacter sp. B11 contains the following coding sequences:
- a CDS encoding RNA polymerase sigma factor, whose amino-acid sequence MEFANDTNERALVVAAQGGDRSAFDRLLQQHTPRLLALANRMLGNVPDSQDAVQNALASAWLALSRFDPALRLGPWLATITINKCRDAIRSRRFTQMLSSGGDDGTFLIADDTPDQEHQLHGRQLLAQVEREIVLLPLKLREPFVLVTFDNRSQAEAAAILDISEKAVETRIYRARQQLREKFADF is encoded by the coding sequence ATGGAATTCGCCAATGATACGAACGAGCGTGCACTGGTAGTAGCCGCGCAAGGCGGTGATCGCAGCGCGTTCGACCGCTTGCTCCAACAGCATACGCCGCGACTTCTCGCGCTGGCGAACCGAATGCTCGGAAACGTCCCGGATTCCCAAGACGCCGTGCAAAACGCGCTGGCTTCGGCATGGCTTGCACTGTCCCGCTTCGACCCGGCGCTGCGCCTTGGGCCGTGGCTGGCCACAATTACCATAAACAAGTGCCGCGATGCCATCCGCAGCAGGCGCTTTACGCAAATGTTAAGCTCAGGCGGCGATGACGGCACTTTTCTGATCGCCGACGACACGCCCGACCAGGAACACCAGCTGCATGGCCGACAACTGCTCGCGCAAGTGGAACGCGAGATAGTCCTTCTGCCTTTGAAACTGCGTGAGCCGTTCGTGCTCGTGACCTTCGATAACCGCAGTCAGGCAGAAGCGGCCGCCATTCTCGACATCAGCGAAAAGGCCGTCGAAACAAGGATATATCGGGCACGGCAACAGCTCAGAGAAAAATTCGCGGATTTTTGA
- a CDS encoding copper resistance system multicopper oxidase, with protein sequence MPALNRRHFLHTGATSLASIGLLSAVPAWARGASLMGGLIRQGFDEVSGTSIDLTIGEGQRLVQGRRGHGIAVNGSVPGPLVRLKEGQPVRLNVTNTLDADSSIHWHGLLVPFQFDGVPGVSFPGIKPGQTFTYDLPAIRQAGTYWWHSHSDLQEQAGHYGPIVIDPAGSDPVQADRDYVLLLSEFTPMMPHAVMDKLKKGEGYFNYQKNTWTDDYPLSGADRRMWAKMRMMPTDILDVTGSTYTYLANGFGPKEGMEFLFKPGERIRIRVINGSAMSFFNVRIPGATMHIVAADGQNVRPVPVEEFQIGTAETYDFVVEPTGEAMTIVAESMDRSGMAVATLASRPGARAPVPVLRDPPLLTMADMGMSGMDHGGGGMEGMEGMDHGAGGMAGMDHSAMGSGAMGDAANPAMTTAPEPMGGMDMGGMNMRDTSMLPPDVKVGPGLDMVAMNPVDRMGDPGIGLDGLPYKVLTYKDLVALAPHAELRTPSRQMEIHLTGNMERFMWSFDGKKFSSVSDKPIRFANNERVRVKLVNDTMMAHPIHLHGHFFELVNGAPAQHQPNKHTVVVQPGGSATFDLTANEPGDWAFHCHLLYHMHAGMFQIVTVAQPGAGA encoded by the coding sequence ATGCCGGCGTTGAATCGTAGACACTTCCTGCACACAGGCGCGACCTCGCTCGCCTCGATTGGCCTGCTGAGTGCGGTGCCCGCCTGGGCGCGCGGCGCCAGCTTGATGGGCGGGCTGATTCGTCAAGGATTCGACGAAGTGTCGGGCACGAGCATCGACCTCACCATTGGTGAAGGACAGCGCCTGGTCCAGGGACGCCGGGGGCACGGGATCGCCGTAAACGGCAGCGTACCCGGGCCGCTCGTGCGCCTCAAGGAGGGTCAGCCGGTGCGGCTCAACGTCACAAACACCCTCGATGCTGACAGTTCGATCCACTGGCACGGACTTCTGGTGCCATTTCAGTTCGACGGCGTTCCGGGAGTGAGCTTTCCTGGCATCAAGCCGGGGCAGACTTTCACCTACGACCTGCCGGCGATCCGTCAGGCGGGCACGTACTGGTGGCACAGCCATTCCGATCTTCAGGAACAGGCCGGGCATTACGGGCCGATCGTAATCGATCCCGCCGGATCCGACCCGGTGCAGGCGGACCGGGATTATGTGCTGCTGCTCAGCGAGTTCACGCCGATGATGCCGCACGCGGTCATGGACAAGCTCAAGAAGGGCGAAGGCTATTTCAATTACCAGAAGAACACCTGGACCGACGACTATCCGCTGAGCGGGGCTGACCGGCGGATGTGGGCGAAGATGCGCATGATGCCCACGGATATCCTCGATGTCACCGGCTCGACATACACCTATCTGGCGAACGGTTTCGGACCGAAGGAAGGAATGGAGTTCCTGTTCAAACCGGGCGAGCGGATCCGCATCCGGGTGATCAACGGCAGTGCGATGAGCTTCTTTAACGTCCGTATCCCGGGGGCAACCATGCATATCGTCGCCGCAGACGGCCAGAACGTGCGTCCGGTGCCGGTCGAGGAGTTCCAGATCGGCACCGCGGAAACCTATGACTTCGTCGTCGAGCCCACCGGGGAGGCGATGACGATCGTCGCAGAATCGATGGACCGTTCGGGCATGGCGGTGGCCACTCTCGCCAGCCGCCCCGGCGCGCGCGCGCCGGTTCCGGTGCTACGCGATCCGCCGCTGCTCACCATGGCCGATATGGGCATGAGCGGAATGGACCATGGCGGCGGAGGCATGGAAGGGATGGAAGGGATGGATCATGGTGCGGGTGGTATGGCCGGCATGGACCATTCCGCCATGGGGTCGGGCGCTATGGGCGATGCAGCCAATCCGGCCATGACCACCGCGCCCGAGCCGATGGGCGGGATGGACATGGGCGGCATGAACATGCGCGACACCTCGATGCTGCCGCCTGATGTCAAGGTGGGTCCCGGGCTCGACATGGTAGCGATGAACCCGGTCGATCGAATGGGCGACCCCGGCATCGGACTCGACGGCCTCCCGTACAAGGTTCTGACCTACAAGGATCTCGTTGCGCTTGCCCCGCATGCCGAGCTGCGTACCCCCTCGCGGCAGATGGAAATCCACCTGACTGGCAACATGGAGCGGTTCATGTGGTCGTTCGACGGGAAGAAGTTCTCCTCGGTGAGCGATAAGCCGATCCGGTTTGCCAACAACGAACGGGTGCGGGTCAAGCTGGTGAACGACACGATGATGGCGCACCCTATTCATCTTCACGGGCATTTCTTCGAGCTGGTCAACGGCGCCCCGGCGCAACATCAGCCGAACAAGCACACGGTCGTCGTCCAGCCCGGCGGAAGCGCCACGTTCGACCTAACCGCCAACGAGCCCGGCGACTGGGCGTTCCACTGCCACCTGCTCTATCACATGCATGCGGGGATGTTTCAGATCGTCACCGTCGCGCAGCCGGGAGCGGGCGCATGA
- a CDS encoding Spy/CpxP family protein refolding chaperone, with protein MKLRTWQTVLLLAIAAAVGSLSAIAANWLISESKAPAGLHAFVHEELDLSPAQEQKLDRLEERFAVEQRRLELELRSANAQLAEAMESEHRYGPGVGIAIDRVHTRMGDLQKATVRHVFAMRDLLNPRQQSAFDHEVTNALTADPSD; from the coding sequence ATGAAGCTGCGAACCTGGCAGACCGTCCTTCTGCTCGCCATTGCGGCCGCTGTGGGCAGTTTGAGTGCGATTGCCGCGAACTGGCTGATCTCCGAAAGCAAAGCGCCTGCGGGCCTGCATGCGTTCGTACACGAGGAACTCGATCTTAGTCCCGCCCAGGAGCAGAAGCTCGACAGACTGGAAGAGCGTTTTGCAGTGGAGCAACGCCGTCTCGAGCTCGAACTGAGGTCGGCCAATGCTCAGCTCGCCGAAGCGATGGAGAGTGAACATCGCTACGGACCCGGGGTCGGCATTGCGATCGACCGGGTCCACACGAGGATGGGTGATCTCCAGAAGGCGACCGTTCGTCACGTATTCGCCATGCGCGACCTGCTCAATCCTCGGCAGCAGTCCGCGTTCGACCACGAGGTGACAAACGCCCTGACCGCCGATCCATCCGACTGA
- a CDS encoding c-type cytochrome — protein MAYKKPYDLKRHLPSVSFVVVALMASAAVAGAFIYTGVYNIGADAPHWSFVYNTLDTLRERSISRAADGIRAPTDLDSPDRIASGAGLYTEMCTGCHLGPGLEPSEMSQGLYPQAPRLASAGLDHTPAEQFWAIKHGIKLSAMPAWGKTHNDELIWDMVAFVRKLPKMSPAQYNAIIASAPADHDEMMEGMAPPADGADHHGGGSGHDAAMEGMAAPAGDAGHVDPPGASHAH, from the coding sequence TTGGCTTACAAGAAACCCTATGACCTCAAGCGGCACTTGCCGAGTGTTTCGTTCGTCGTGGTGGCCTTGATGGCCTCCGCTGCCGTTGCCGGTGCCTTCATTTACACCGGGGTCTACAATATCGGCGCCGATGCCCCCCACTGGAGCTTCGTCTACAACACCCTCGACACCTTGCGGGAGCGCTCGATTTCGCGGGCTGCCGATGGCATCCGGGCACCGACCGATCTCGACAGCCCGGACCGGATTGCGAGCGGTGCGGGCCTCTATACGGAAATGTGCACGGGCTGCCATCTTGGCCCGGGACTCGAGCCGTCCGAAATGAGCCAGGGGCTCTATCCTCAGGCGCCCCGATTGGCCTCGGCCGGTCTTGATCACACGCCCGCCGAGCAATTCTGGGCGATCAAGCACGGAATCAAGCTCAGCGCGATGCCCGCGTGGGGCAAGACCCATAACGACGAGCTGATCTGGGACATGGTCGCCTTCGTGCGCAAGCTGCCCAAAATGTCGCCCGCGCAGTACAACGCAATCATAGCCAGTGCGCCCGCCGATCATGACGAGATGATGGAGGGCATGGCGCCGCCTGCCGACGGTGCTGACCACCACGGCGGTGGCTCGGGTCATGATGCAGCGATGGAGGGGATGGCGGCTCCTGCCGGAGATGCAGGCCATGTGGATCCACCGGGAGCCTCTCACGCTCACTGA
- a CDS encoding copper resistance protein B, translating to MRPLIALMMLGVATPAVAQHAGHSMPMGMPMPKPTPTPAPKATPKPTPPAKKAPPAPAPTKNAPAPAKKVAPAKKPVAGAPKAPAATSVSPPPAEGAMDHSMMDHGAMDQGQMDQGTAASPAPSSPEDHGDMDMGQMNHSQMDMSGMDHSKMDMGAMAMPIPEGPPPAAAGSGPPRAADAIWGAEAMRGSREALRLEQGGQKFLWFMADRAEYQVRQGKDGYLWDVQGYYGGDINKIWFKSEGEGSFGEKIESAETQALYSRAISPWFYLQTGLRQDFAPRDRTYGVIGIQGLMPYRFDIDAAAFLSDKGDLTARFEGELDQRVTQRLILQPRAEVNLAAQDIPELGIGAGLDTLELGVRLRYEIAREFAPYIGIEQAWKIGQSADYARARGDDPSVTNYVVGVRFWF from the coding sequence ATGAGGCCGCTTATCGCACTCATGATGCTGGGCGTCGCGACGCCGGCGGTGGCGCAACATGCCGGACACAGCATGCCCATGGGCATGCCGATGCCGAAGCCGACGCCGACGCCAGCCCCCAAGGCGACCCCCAAACCCACTCCGCCGGCGAAGAAGGCGCCCCCTGCTCCAGCCCCGACTAAGAACGCCCCGGCGCCGGCAAAGAAAGTCGCTCCGGCCAAGAAGCCCGTGGCTGGAGCGCCGAAGGCTCCGGCCGCGACCAGCGTCTCGCCGCCTCCCGCCGAGGGCGCGATGGACCACAGTATGATGGACCATGGCGCAATGGATCAGGGTCAGATGGATCAAGGCACTGCTGCGTCTCCCGCCCCCTCTTCGCCTGAAGATCACGGCGACATGGACATGGGCCAGATGAACCATTCCCAGATGGATATGAGCGGCATGGATCACTCCAAGATGGACATGGGCGCAATGGCCATGCCCATCCCCGAGGGACCACCGCCGGCCGCTGCCGGGTCCGGACCGCCGCGTGCGGCCGACGCCATCTGGGGCGCCGAAGCCATGCGCGGATCGCGCGAGGCGCTTCGCCTTGAACAGGGCGGACAGAAGTTCCTCTGGTTCATGGCGGACCGCGCCGAATACCAGGTCCGTCAGGGCAAGGATGGCTATCTGTGGGATGTCCAGGGCTATTACGGCGGCGACATCAACAAGATCTGGTTCAAATCCGAAGGCGAAGGAAGCTTCGGCGAGAAGATCGAAAGCGCGGAAACACAAGCGCTCTACAGTCGGGCAATCAGCCCGTGGTTCTACCTTCAGACGGGGCTGCGCCAGGACTTCGCACCGCGCGATCGGACTTACGGGGTCATAGGTATCCAGGGGCTGATGCCCTACCGCTTCGATATCGATGCCGCTGCGTTCCTGTCAGACAAGGGTGACCTCACCGCCCGGTTCGAGGGCGAGCTCGATCAGCGCGTAACTCAACGCCTGATCCTGCAGCCGCGGGCCGAAGTGAATCTGGCCGCGCAAGATATTCCCGAACTGGGTATCGGAGCCGGTCTTGATACGCTCGAGCTGGGTGTGCGGCTGCGCTACGAAATCGCCCGCGAATTCGCTCCCTACATCGGTATCGAACAAGCCTGGAAGATCGGCCAGAGCGCGGATTACGCGCGTGCGCGGGGGGATGATCCGAGCGTGACCAATTACGTGGTCGGAGTCCGATTCTGGTTCTGA